Proteins encoded together in one Benincasa hispida cultivar B227 chromosome 1, ASM972705v1, whole genome shotgun sequence window:
- the LOC120091494 gene encoding RING-H2 finger protein ATL20-like yields the protein MLLHLLFLCFLCFLCFLCFFNLATTSELCFGSTCNGDFQTIRFPFRIENQQPKSCGYPGFDLTCHSTGQPLLHLPFSGEFIVEYIDYQNQEIWVNDPNNCLPRKILSLMLFGSPFETKNSEDFTFFNCSGSDEIPYDFNLNPISCLSGLSYTVFASASPIVNEILSSRCVLVKTVSVPNSGLFPWDLRNDLRLVWKKPNCRKCESNGGVCGIKPNSTNEILCKYSTQTRRGMPRGARYAVSIGVGVPASMCILGFLCCFCARVRSSTRGRNSSIEAHWVISSRPTLMGLDGPTIDSYPKIVLGESLRLPRPNDNICPICLSEYRPKETVKSIPQCQHFFHQDCIDEWLRLNASCPVCRMPPLIKSPPSDSSFQHPPSFANLSNL from the exons ATGCTTCTTCATCTCCTCTTCCTCTGTTTCCTCTGTTTCCTCTGTTTCCTCTGTTTCTTCAACCTTGCAACCACCTCTGAACTCTGTTTTGGCTCCACCTGCAATGGCGATTTTCAGACCATTCGATTCCCTTTCAGAATTGAAAATCAACAGCCCAAATCATGTGGGTATCCCGGATTTGACTTGACATGCCATTCCACGGGTCAACCCCTTCTCCATCTTCCTTTTTCAGGGGAATTCATTGTTGAGTACATAGATTATCAGAACCAGGAAATTTGGGTCAATGATCCAAACAATTGCCTTCCACGAAAGATTCTGTCTCTTATGCTTTTTGGGTCGCCGTTTGAAACTAAAAACAGCGAAGATTTCACCTTCTTTAACTGTTCGGGGAGTGATGAAATCCCATATGATTTCAACTTGAACCCAATTTCTTGCCTTAGTGGATTGTCTTATACAGTTTTTGCTTCAGCTTCTCCGATTGTGAATGAGATTTTGTCATCGAGATGTGTTTTAGTGAAGACTGTATCGGTGCCGAATTCAGGGTTGTTTCCATGGGATTTGAGGAATGATCTTCGATTGGTGTGGAAAAAACCTAATTGTAGAAAGTGCGAGTCAAATGGGGGAGTTTGTGGGATTAAACCCAATTCAACCAATGAAATTCTATGCAAATACAGTACTCAAACTCGACGTG GGATGCCAAGAGGGGCTCGGTATGCGGTATCTATTGGAGTTGGAGTACCAGCAAGCATGTGTATTTTGGGCTTCTTATGCTGCTTTTGTGCTCGAGTAAGATCCTCCACACGAGGCCGCAATTCCAGCATTGAGGCCCATTGGGTCATCTCTTCTCGGCCCACTTTAATGGGCCTAGATGGGCCCACTATCGATTCGTATCCAAAAATTGTATTGGGCGAAAGCCTGCGTCTACCAAGGCCCAATGACAATATATGCCCAATTTGCTTGTCCGAATATCGGCCCAAAGAGACTGTGAAGAGTATTCCCCAATGTCAGCATTTCTTCCATCAAGATTGTATCGATGAATGGCTGCGATTGAATGCCTCTTGCCCTGTTTGTAGAATGCCTCCTCTCATTAAATCTCCACCGTCCGATTCTTCCTTCCAGCACCCTCCATCTTTCGccaatttatcaaatttgtaa